The Ahaetulla prasina isolate Xishuangbanna chromosome 14, ASM2864084v1, whole genome shotgun sequence genome includes a region encoding these proteins:
- the ZC3H7A gene encoding zinc finger CCCH domain-containing protein 7A isoform X2 — MAREHLFVPANGNERESNLRPALWPSRSRPRPRSGCPLRPPFRVPAPPGGLRSRGGAVARVARDFFRKGPAARRKQRRGERGRGPDSQRRSFTAVADSATRPRPEGAGEAAGRAGAGATTEIFIRELVKNLFNEGNDAYREGDWEGSLNHYSEALNIADYANSEGIHISDEILEKLHVNRIACYSKKGSYDRVLEECRIILKLNENNFRALYRKSKALKELGRYKEAYDAVAKCSLAVPQDESVIKLTQELAQKLGLKIRKAYVRAKPSPNSVSGEVAKSSNSSVEDIESDFSSWTEKILSSSSTSSSPSSFAPELPSDLPPLAAVSRMALPAEKTVLSAPSLANGGPFSIPDDCLDCEDGDDIIGDELDELLDSVSDPGEGGMPTAIIRGTMPTATIAPSISFSAPLLGTLSVGARFVPAASLSEMYSQPLVSALDNFCSSLNSFSIGDSKRDIPNSLSRDVNTALSSNSPLRLMNGPTSLFGSETYMGIASPARSDYSGVFSSGPANVPVPTAASSLVARNPLEGTHELRQACQACFIKKDLKSLEYTYHPNLEHVCKKDILIGRIKNSEDKSWKKIRPRPTKTQYVGPYYICKDVAAGEECRYSGHCTFAYCQEEIDVWTLERKGAFSREALFEGSGEISLTVSRLLQEHHGLFMFLCEKCFEHKPRIISKRNKDNSSSCSHPAMHDFEENKCLVHILRETTVKYSKIRPFHPQGQLDLCRHEARYGCSRDDECFYAHSLVELQVWMMQSKTGITHEAIVQESKKYWQNLDSATHGAQILSNQVKHGSLNLKMKFVCAQCWRNGQVSEPDKNKKYCSAKARHPWTRDRRVMLVMSNERKKWNTIRPLPTKKQAPLQFDLCNHIASGKKCLYVGNCSFAHSQEEREMWTYMKENGIQDMEQLYEMWLKSQKPEKGEDPAPQGNKENGKQIHMPTDYAEVTVDFHCWMCGKNCNSEKQWQGHISSEKHKEKVFHTEDDQNRWQHRFPTGYFSICDRFVAGACIEGNNCKFAHGPAELREWEERRHVLRMKFNKARKDHLIAPNDNDFGKYSFLFKDLN; from the exons ATGGCCAGGGAGCACCTTTTCGTCCCGGCCAATGGGAACGAGCGGGAGAGCAATCTCAGGCCAGCCCTTTGGCCGAGTCGTTCGCGGCCCCGCCCCCGAAGCGGCTGCCCGCTTAGACCGCCGTTTCGCGTGCCGGCGCCTCCTGGCGGCCTCCGGTCGAGAGGGGGCGCTGTAGCTCGCGTGGCCAGAGATTTTTTCCGGAAGGGGCCGGCGGCGAGGCGGAAGCagcggaggggggagagaggcagAGGGCCTGACTCGCAGCGACGCTCCTTTACAGCCGTCGCCGACTCCGCGACACGGCCCCGGCCTGAGGGAGCCGGAGAGGCCGCAGGCAGAGCAGGCGCGGGCGCGACAACGGAG ATCTTCATACGAGAACTTGTTAAAAACCTGTTTAATGAAGGAAACGATGCATACCGAGAAGGTGATTGGGAAGGGTCACTGAACCATTATTCTGAGGCTTTGAACATTGCTGATTATGCCAATTCTGAAGGAATCCACATTTCTGATGAAATATTAGAGAAACTGCATGTTAATCGTATAGCCTGTTACTCCAAGAAG GGGTCGTATGATAGAGTTCTAGAAGAATGTAGGATAATTTTAAAGTTGAATGAAAATAATTTCAGAGCCCTTTACCGGAAATCCAAAGCTTTAAAAGAACTGGGAAGATATAAAGAGGCTTACGATGCTGTGGCAAAATGCTCTCTTGCAGTGCCCCAG gaTGAAAGTGTGATAAAATTAACTCAAGAGCTTGCTCAGAAGCTTGGATTGAAAATAAGGAAAGCCTATGTTAGGGCCAAA CCTTCCCCCAACTCTGTTTCTGGAGAAGTGGCAAAG agCTCAAATTCTTCTGTAGAAGACATTGAATCAG ATTTTTCCAGTTGGACGGAAAagattctttcttcctcctccacttcctcttccccttccagtTTTGCTCCTGAATTGCCAAGTGACCTGCCTCCCTTAGCAGCTGTGTCCCGCATGGCTCTCCCGGCAGAGAAGACCGTTCTCTCTGCCCCTTCACTAGCCAACGGAGGGCCCTTCTCTATCCCGGACGACTGCTTGGACTGTGAGGACGGGGACGACATCATTGGAGATGAGCTGGACGAGTTGCTCGATTCGGTGTCTGATCCTGGTGAAGGTGGAATG CCAACTGCCATCATCCGAGGAACCATGCCAACTGCCACCATTGCTCCCAGCATCTCGTTCTCTGCCCCTCTGCTTGGGACGTTGTCAGTTGGGGCTCGATTTGTTCCTGCCGCCTCTCTTTCCGAAATGTATTCTCAGCCCCTGGTTTCTGCCCTGGACAACTTTTGTTCCTCTTTAAATAGTTTCTCAATCGGCGACTCTAAAAGAG atatacccaattctctTTCTAGAGATGTCAACACAGCATTAAGCAGTAATTCCCCTCTTCGGCTT ATGAATGGCCCCACAAGTTTGTTTGGGTCTGAGACCTACATGGGGATTGCAAGTCCAGCTCGCAGTGACTATTCTGGCGTGTTCAGCAGTGGACCTGCCAACGTGCCTGTGCCAACAGCGGCATCCTCTTTAGTGGCGAGAAACCCCCTGGAAGGCACCCATGAGCTCAGGCAGGCCTGCCAAGCGTGTTTTATCAAGAAGG ATCTCAAATCACTGGAGTACACTTACCATCCGAACTTAGAGCACGTATGTAAAAAAGACATCTTAATTGGTAGAATAAAGAACTCTGAAGATAAATCCTGgaaaaaaataaggccaagaccAACAAAGACCCAATATGTGGGACCATATTATATATGTAAAG ATGTGGCCGCGGGAGAGGAATGCAGATATTCTGGCCACTGCACTTTTGCCTACTGTCAAGAGGAGATTGACGTGTGGACCCTGGAGCGGAAAGGAGCCTTTAGCCGTGAAGCCCTCTTTGAAGGCAGCGGAGAGATCAGCTTGACAGTTTCCCGCCTTCTTCAGGAGCATCATGGACTCTTCATGTTTCTGTGCGAG AAATGTTTTGAGCATAAACCCAGAATAATCAGCAAGAGGAATAAGGATAACTCCTCTTCCTGCTCTCACCCTGCTATGCACGACTTTGAGGAGAACAA GTGCCTTGTCCACATTTTGCGAGAAACGACCGTGAAGTATTCTAAGATACGACCCTTTCACCCTCAAGGTCAGCTAGACTTGTGCAGGCATGAAGCTCGTTATGGCTGTTCACGGGATGATGAGTGTTTCTATGCTCACAGTCTTGTCGAGCTCCAAGTGTGGATGATGCAGAGTAAGACAG GTATTACTCATGAGGCTATTGTTCAAGAGTCAAAAAAATATTGGCAGAATCTGGACTCTGCTACACACGGAGCACAG ATTCTCAGCAACCAGGTGAAGCATGGCTCCCTGAATTTGAAAATGAAGTTTGTCTGTGCTCAGTGTTGGAGAAATGGCCAAGTTAgtgagccagataaaaacaaaaaatactgcAGTGCAAAAGCCAGGCACCC GTGGACCAGGGATCGCCGCGTCATGCTAGTGATGTCAAATGAGCGCAAGAAGTGGAACACAATTCGCCCCCTTCCCACAAAGAAGCAGGCGCCTTTGCAATTCGAT CTGTGCAATCATATTGCGTCAGGCAAGAAGTGTTTGTATGTTGGGAACTGCTCCTTTGCTCACAGTCAGGAAGAGCGAGAAATGTGGACGTACATGAAAGAGAATGGTA TTCAAGACATGGAGCAGCTGTATGAAATGTGGCTGAAGAGTCAAAAGCCAGAAAAAGGAGAGGATCCAGCCCCtcaaggaaacaaagaaaatggGAAACAAATTCATATGCCAACCGATTATGCTGAAGTCACC GTGGACTTCCATTGCTGGATGTGTGGCAAAAACTGCAACAGTGAGAAACAGTGGCAAGGCCATATTTCTTCCGAAAAACATAAAGAGAAAGTTTTCCACACTGAAGATGACCAAAACCGCTGGCAGCATCGCTTTCCAACTGGGTATTTCAGCATTTGTGATAG ATTTGTGGCTGGTGCATGTATCGAGGGGAATAACTGTAAATTTGCACATGGACCAGCTGAACTCCGCGAATGGGAGGAGCGGAGACACGTCCTAAGGATGAAATTCAACAAAGCCCGAAAAGACCACTTGATTGCTCCCAACGATAATGACTTTGGAAAATATAGTTTTTTGTTTAAAGATTTAAACTAA
- the ZC3H7A gene encoding zinc finger CCCH domain-containing protein 7A isoform X3, with translation MSSVSVDRSVRLQDIKKGLQFIQSTLPYPGSQEQYEIFIRELVKNLFNEGNDAYREGDWEGSLNHYSEALNIADYANSEGIHISDEILEKLHVNRIACYSKKDESVIKLTQELAQKLGLKIRKAYVRAKPSPNSVSGEVAKSSNSSVEDIESDFSSWTEKILSSSSTSSSPSSFAPELPSDLPPLAAVSRMALPAEKTVLSAPSLANGGPFSIPDDCLDCEDGDDIIGDELDELLDSVSDPGEGGMPTAIIRGTMPTATIAPSISFSAPLLGTLSVGARFVPAASLSEMYSQPLVSALDNFCSSLNSFSIGDSKRDIPNSLSRDVNTALSSNSPLRLMNGPTSLFGSETYMGIASPARSDYSGVFSSGPANVPVPTAASSLVARNPLEGTHELRQACQACFIKKDLKSLEYTYHPNLEHVCKKDILIGRIKNSEDKSWKKIRPRPTKTQYVGPYYICKDVAAGEECRYSGHCTFAYCQEEIDVWTLERKGAFSREALFEGSGEISLTVSRLLQEHHGLFMFLCEKCFEHKPRIISKRNKDNSSSCSHPAMHDFEENKCLVHILRETTVKYSKIRPFHPQGQLDLCRHEARYGCSRDDECFYAHSLVELQVWMMQSKTGITHEAIVQESKKYWQNLDSATHGAQILSNQVKHGSLNLKMKFVCAQCWRNGQVSEPDKNKKYCSAKARHPWTRDRRVMLVMSNERKKWNTIRPLPTKKQAPLQFDLCNHIASGKKCLYVGNCSFAHSQEEREMWTYMKENGIQDMEQLYEMWLKSQKPEKGEDPAPQGNKENGKQIHMPTDYAEVTVDFHCWMCGKNCNSEKQWQGHISSEKHKEKVFHTEDDQNRWQHRFPTGYFSICDRFVAGACIEGNNCKFAHGPAELREWEERRHVLRMKFNKARKDHLIAPNDNDFGKYSFLFKDLN, from the exons ATGTCCAGTGTTTCAGTGGACAGGAGCGTCAGGCTACAGGACATTAAGAAAGGGCTGCAGTTTATACA GTCTACTCTACCATACCCTGGGTCTCAAGAACAATATGAG ATCTTCATACGAGAACTTGTTAAAAACCTGTTTAATGAAGGAAACGATGCATACCGAGAAGGTGATTGGGAAGGGTCACTGAACCATTATTCTGAGGCTTTGAACATTGCTGATTATGCCAATTCTGAAGGAATCCACATTTCTGATGAAATATTAGAGAAACTGCATGTTAATCGTATAGCCTGTTACTCCAAGAAG gaTGAAAGTGTGATAAAATTAACTCAAGAGCTTGCTCAGAAGCTTGGATTGAAAATAAGGAAAGCCTATGTTAGGGCCAAA CCTTCCCCCAACTCTGTTTCTGGAGAAGTGGCAAAG agCTCAAATTCTTCTGTAGAAGACATTGAATCAG ATTTTTCCAGTTGGACGGAAAagattctttcttcctcctccacttcctcttccccttccagtTTTGCTCCTGAATTGCCAAGTGACCTGCCTCCCTTAGCAGCTGTGTCCCGCATGGCTCTCCCGGCAGAGAAGACCGTTCTCTCTGCCCCTTCACTAGCCAACGGAGGGCCCTTCTCTATCCCGGACGACTGCTTGGACTGTGAGGACGGGGACGACATCATTGGAGATGAGCTGGACGAGTTGCTCGATTCGGTGTCTGATCCTGGTGAAGGTGGAATG CCAACTGCCATCATCCGAGGAACCATGCCAACTGCCACCATTGCTCCCAGCATCTCGTTCTCTGCCCCTCTGCTTGGGACGTTGTCAGTTGGGGCTCGATTTGTTCCTGCCGCCTCTCTTTCCGAAATGTATTCTCAGCCCCTGGTTTCTGCCCTGGACAACTTTTGTTCCTCTTTAAATAGTTTCTCAATCGGCGACTCTAAAAGAG atatacccaattctctTTCTAGAGATGTCAACACAGCATTAAGCAGTAATTCCCCTCTTCGGCTT ATGAATGGCCCCACAAGTTTGTTTGGGTCTGAGACCTACATGGGGATTGCAAGTCCAGCTCGCAGTGACTATTCTGGCGTGTTCAGCAGTGGACCTGCCAACGTGCCTGTGCCAACAGCGGCATCCTCTTTAGTGGCGAGAAACCCCCTGGAAGGCACCCATGAGCTCAGGCAGGCCTGCCAAGCGTGTTTTATCAAGAAGG ATCTCAAATCACTGGAGTACACTTACCATCCGAACTTAGAGCACGTATGTAAAAAAGACATCTTAATTGGTAGAATAAAGAACTCTGAAGATAAATCCTGgaaaaaaataaggccaagaccAACAAAGACCCAATATGTGGGACCATATTATATATGTAAAG ATGTGGCCGCGGGAGAGGAATGCAGATATTCTGGCCACTGCACTTTTGCCTACTGTCAAGAGGAGATTGACGTGTGGACCCTGGAGCGGAAAGGAGCCTTTAGCCGTGAAGCCCTCTTTGAAGGCAGCGGAGAGATCAGCTTGACAGTTTCCCGCCTTCTTCAGGAGCATCATGGACTCTTCATGTTTCTGTGCGAG AAATGTTTTGAGCATAAACCCAGAATAATCAGCAAGAGGAATAAGGATAACTCCTCTTCCTGCTCTCACCCTGCTATGCACGACTTTGAGGAGAACAA GTGCCTTGTCCACATTTTGCGAGAAACGACCGTGAAGTATTCTAAGATACGACCCTTTCACCCTCAAGGTCAGCTAGACTTGTGCAGGCATGAAGCTCGTTATGGCTGTTCACGGGATGATGAGTGTTTCTATGCTCACAGTCTTGTCGAGCTCCAAGTGTGGATGATGCAGAGTAAGACAG GTATTACTCATGAGGCTATTGTTCAAGAGTCAAAAAAATATTGGCAGAATCTGGACTCTGCTACACACGGAGCACAG ATTCTCAGCAACCAGGTGAAGCATGGCTCCCTGAATTTGAAAATGAAGTTTGTCTGTGCTCAGTGTTGGAGAAATGGCCAAGTTAgtgagccagataaaaacaaaaaatactgcAGTGCAAAAGCCAGGCACCC GTGGACCAGGGATCGCCGCGTCATGCTAGTGATGTCAAATGAGCGCAAGAAGTGGAACACAATTCGCCCCCTTCCCACAAAGAAGCAGGCGCCTTTGCAATTCGAT CTGTGCAATCATATTGCGTCAGGCAAGAAGTGTTTGTATGTTGGGAACTGCTCCTTTGCTCACAGTCAGGAAGAGCGAGAAATGTGGACGTACATGAAAGAGAATGGTA TTCAAGACATGGAGCAGCTGTATGAAATGTGGCTGAAGAGTCAAAAGCCAGAAAAAGGAGAGGATCCAGCCCCtcaaggaaacaaagaaaatggGAAACAAATTCATATGCCAACCGATTATGCTGAAGTCACC GTGGACTTCCATTGCTGGATGTGTGGCAAAAACTGCAACAGTGAGAAACAGTGGCAAGGCCATATTTCTTCCGAAAAACATAAAGAGAAAGTTTTCCACACTGAAGATGACCAAAACCGCTGGCAGCATCGCTTTCCAACTGGGTATTTCAGCATTTGTGATAG ATTTGTGGCTGGTGCATGTATCGAGGGGAATAACTGTAAATTTGCACATGGACCAGCTGAACTCCGCGAATGGGAGGAGCGGAGACACGTCCTAAGGATGAAATTCAACAAAGCCCGAAAAGACCACTTGATTGCTCCCAACGATAATGACTTTGGAAAATATAGTTTTTTGTTTAAAGATTTAAACTAA
- the ZC3H7A gene encoding zinc finger CCCH domain-containing protein 7A isoform X1 produces MSSVSVDRSVRLQDIKKGLQFIQSTLPYPGSQEQYEIFIRELVKNLFNEGNDAYREGDWEGSLNHYSEALNIADYANSEGIHISDEILEKLHVNRIACYSKKGSYDRVLEECRIILKLNENNFRALYRKSKALKELGRYKEAYDAVAKCSLAVPQDESVIKLTQELAQKLGLKIRKAYVRAKPSPNSVSGEVAKSSNSSVEDIESDFSSWTEKILSSSSTSSSPSSFAPELPSDLPPLAAVSRMALPAEKTVLSAPSLANGGPFSIPDDCLDCEDGDDIIGDELDELLDSVSDPGEGGMPTAIIRGTMPTATIAPSISFSAPLLGTLSVGARFVPAASLSEMYSQPLVSALDNFCSSLNSFSIGDSKRDIPNSLSRDVNTALSSNSPLRLMNGPTSLFGSETYMGIASPARSDYSGVFSSGPANVPVPTAASSLVARNPLEGTHELRQACQACFIKKDLKSLEYTYHPNLEHVCKKDILIGRIKNSEDKSWKKIRPRPTKTQYVGPYYICKDVAAGEECRYSGHCTFAYCQEEIDVWTLERKGAFSREALFEGSGEISLTVSRLLQEHHGLFMFLCEKCFEHKPRIISKRNKDNSSSCSHPAMHDFEENKCLVHILRETTVKYSKIRPFHPQGQLDLCRHEARYGCSRDDECFYAHSLVELQVWMMQSKTGITHEAIVQESKKYWQNLDSATHGAQILSNQVKHGSLNLKMKFVCAQCWRNGQVSEPDKNKKYCSAKARHPWTRDRRVMLVMSNERKKWNTIRPLPTKKQAPLQFDLCNHIASGKKCLYVGNCSFAHSQEEREMWTYMKENGIQDMEQLYEMWLKSQKPEKGEDPAPQGNKENGKQIHMPTDYAEVTVDFHCWMCGKNCNSEKQWQGHISSEKHKEKVFHTEDDQNRWQHRFPTGYFSICDRFVAGACIEGNNCKFAHGPAELREWEERRHVLRMKFNKARKDHLIAPNDNDFGKYSFLFKDLN; encoded by the exons ATGTCCAGTGTTTCAGTGGACAGGAGCGTCAGGCTACAGGACATTAAGAAAGGGCTGCAGTTTATACA GTCTACTCTACCATACCCTGGGTCTCAAGAACAATATGAG ATCTTCATACGAGAACTTGTTAAAAACCTGTTTAATGAAGGAAACGATGCATACCGAGAAGGTGATTGGGAAGGGTCACTGAACCATTATTCTGAGGCTTTGAACATTGCTGATTATGCCAATTCTGAAGGAATCCACATTTCTGATGAAATATTAGAGAAACTGCATGTTAATCGTATAGCCTGTTACTCCAAGAAG GGGTCGTATGATAGAGTTCTAGAAGAATGTAGGATAATTTTAAAGTTGAATGAAAATAATTTCAGAGCCCTTTACCGGAAATCCAAAGCTTTAAAAGAACTGGGAAGATATAAAGAGGCTTACGATGCTGTGGCAAAATGCTCTCTTGCAGTGCCCCAG gaTGAAAGTGTGATAAAATTAACTCAAGAGCTTGCTCAGAAGCTTGGATTGAAAATAAGGAAAGCCTATGTTAGGGCCAAA CCTTCCCCCAACTCTGTTTCTGGAGAAGTGGCAAAG agCTCAAATTCTTCTGTAGAAGACATTGAATCAG ATTTTTCCAGTTGGACGGAAAagattctttcttcctcctccacttcctcttccccttccagtTTTGCTCCTGAATTGCCAAGTGACCTGCCTCCCTTAGCAGCTGTGTCCCGCATGGCTCTCCCGGCAGAGAAGACCGTTCTCTCTGCCCCTTCACTAGCCAACGGAGGGCCCTTCTCTATCCCGGACGACTGCTTGGACTGTGAGGACGGGGACGACATCATTGGAGATGAGCTGGACGAGTTGCTCGATTCGGTGTCTGATCCTGGTGAAGGTGGAATG CCAACTGCCATCATCCGAGGAACCATGCCAACTGCCACCATTGCTCCCAGCATCTCGTTCTCTGCCCCTCTGCTTGGGACGTTGTCAGTTGGGGCTCGATTTGTTCCTGCCGCCTCTCTTTCCGAAATGTATTCTCAGCCCCTGGTTTCTGCCCTGGACAACTTTTGTTCCTCTTTAAATAGTTTCTCAATCGGCGACTCTAAAAGAG atatacccaattctctTTCTAGAGATGTCAACACAGCATTAAGCAGTAATTCCCCTCTTCGGCTT ATGAATGGCCCCACAAGTTTGTTTGGGTCTGAGACCTACATGGGGATTGCAAGTCCAGCTCGCAGTGACTATTCTGGCGTGTTCAGCAGTGGACCTGCCAACGTGCCTGTGCCAACAGCGGCATCCTCTTTAGTGGCGAGAAACCCCCTGGAAGGCACCCATGAGCTCAGGCAGGCCTGCCAAGCGTGTTTTATCAAGAAGG ATCTCAAATCACTGGAGTACACTTACCATCCGAACTTAGAGCACGTATGTAAAAAAGACATCTTAATTGGTAGAATAAAGAACTCTGAAGATAAATCCTGgaaaaaaataaggccaagaccAACAAAGACCCAATATGTGGGACCATATTATATATGTAAAG ATGTGGCCGCGGGAGAGGAATGCAGATATTCTGGCCACTGCACTTTTGCCTACTGTCAAGAGGAGATTGACGTGTGGACCCTGGAGCGGAAAGGAGCCTTTAGCCGTGAAGCCCTCTTTGAAGGCAGCGGAGAGATCAGCTTGACAGTTTCCCGCCTTCTTCAGGAGCATCATGGACTCTTCATGTTTCTGTGCGAG AAATGTTTTGAGCATAAACCCAGAATAATCAGCAAGAGGAATAAGGATAACTCCTCTTCCTGCTCTCACCCTGCTATGCACGACTTTGAGGAGAACAA GTGCCTTGTCCACATTTTGCGAGAAACGACCGTGAAGTATTCTAAGATACGACCCTTTCACCCTCAAGGTCAGCTAGACTTGTGCAGGCATGAAGCTCGTTATGGCTGTTCACGGGATGATGAGTGTTTCTATGCTCACAGTCTTGTCGAGCTCCAAGTGTGGATGATGCAGAGTAAGACAG GTATTACTCATGAGGCTATTGTTCAAGAGTCAAAAAAATATTGGCAGAATCTGGACTCTGCTACACACGGAGCACAG ATTCTCAGCAACCAGGTGAAGCATGGCTCCCTGAATTTGAAAATGAAGTTTGTCTGTGCTCAGTGTTGGAGAAATGGCCAAGTTAgtgagccagataaaaacaaaaaatactgcAGTGCAAAAGCCAGGCACCC GTGGACCAGGGATCGCCGCGTCATGCTAGTGATGTCAAATGAGCGCAAGAAGTGGAACACAATTCGCCCCCTTCCCACAAAGAAGCAGGCGCCTTTGCAATTCGAT CTGTGCAATCATATTGCGTCAGGCAAGAAGTGTTTGTATGTTGGGAACTGCTCCTTTGCTCACAGTCAGGAAGAGCGAGAAATGTGGACGTACATGAAAGAGAATGGTA TTCAAGACATGGAGCAGCTGTATGAAATGTGGCTGAAGAGTCAAAAGCCAGAAAAAGGAGAGGATCCAGCCCCtcaaggaaacaaagaaaatggGAAACAAATTCATATGCCAACCGATTATGCTGAAGTCACC GTGGACTTCCATTGCTGGATGTGTGGCAAAAACTGCAACAGTGAGAAACAGTGGCAAGGCCATATTTCTTCCGAAAAACATAAAGAGAAAGTTTTCCACACTGAAGATGACCAAAACCGCTGGCAGCATCGCTTTCCAACTGGGTATTTCAGCATTTGTGATAG ATTTGTGGCTGGTGCATGTATCGAGGGGAATAACTGTAAATTTGCACATGGACCAGCTGAACTCCGCGAATGGGAGGAGCGGAGACACGTCCTAAGGATGAAATTCAACAAAGCCCGAAAAGACCACTTGATTGCTCCCAACGATAATGACTTTGGAAAATATAGTTTTTTGTTTAAAGATTTAAACTAA